Genomic window (Alteromonas pelagimontana):
CAGCCACAGAACATTCATCAGTGATAGCCAGAGCTTCGTAACCTAAAAATGAAGCCGTGGTCACCAATTCTTCGGGATCTGAAGCGCCCTTTAAAAAACTGAAATTAGTCTGACAGACCAGTTCTGCATATTTCATTAACTGTACCAACCATGAATGAACCATTGGCCGCGACTATTCTTGAAAATATGAAGGTATTGGCCAGAATCGGTTTGGCTGACAAAATAATCCCGCTTAACCGGTTTTGCGTCCCACCAACCGGTTTGTAGCCTTACCGGCCCATATATTACGTGGCTGGCTTGGATAAGAGGGATCGGCTGCGGCAAGCAAAAGGTGGGCAAGCTGAAAGAGGGGATTGTAGTCGTCGTAGGGTGACGACAGGTGGTAAATTCCACTCGGTGATCGTTGCCCCCAAAGGGCTGCCATACCGCCGCATCACCTAAGCGCGCCTGTAAACGCCCTATTAACTGCTTGTGCGAAAAATAATGGTTTCTATCGCTGAAGAAATCATTGGTTTGTTCGCTTATGGCTTCTAAATTTTCAGCCACTAACTGAAATCCCGTGACCGGGGCAGGTAAACGGAGCTGTTCAATATGAAGTGCGCAGAGGGTTTGCCATTCCTCTGCTTTATAAATAGCGCAGGCGGAGCCTATGGAAAGGGTAAGGGAAGGATGCTCGCGGAAACGCAAAGTCAACTCTAGGTTAAGGCTCACCTTATTACGTAGACGAAGGAACACCATTAATTCATTTAGCAGGGAATTGACCCAGGGCAGCAGCTGTTGAGTTTTATTAATTTCGTAAGCGGGTTCAATAGTGCTACTAAATGTTTCGCTGGGGTGAAAATAACTGACTTGAGGCGTCACCTCGCCCCGTAACGCGCAAAGATACCTGATAAGTTGATTATCAAAACGCTTTCCCAGTTCGGTAGCAGGCAAAGCCAAAATGTGCGCAAGAGTTTTTATGCCCACTCGATTGAGCGAATGGCGTTGTTTAGGAGTTAATTCACTACAGTGCATAGGGCAGGCCTGCAAAAGCTGCCGGAGAATTCTGGGATCAGTACAGAATTGATTGCATCTGTTAAACGCTAATACTCTGGCTGACTCAATACTCCAACCACAAGCATAGTGATAATTCACTTGCAGCTCGGTTAATTCATTGCGCAGAGTGAGCCAGAAATTTTCAGCACCGCCATAATACCGGATAAGGGTATCCACACGCATAGCAAGACAATCAGGGTTATAAATAACAATATCAGCGGCGATTTGATAAAGCCGATGAGCAATGACACTTAATCTTTTAGCTTCCGTGTCTGCCTGATAATCTATGACGGTTAAACGCGCACTTAATGCTGCCGCCTGAGCCATGCCCATACCCACTTCAATACCTGTTGATTTTGCTAACTGGCAGCGTTGGCGTATACAGTTATCTGAAGCTTGATACACCACTAATGGAGAGGCAGGAGATGCATTTTCCGGGAGAGGGAACGCCGTCTGGGTATCCAGAGTTAACTGGGAAAAATGCAAGTATAGCCACAACATAAGGTGATTATCCGGCCTTAACTAAGCTGGAAATATCTACTATTTCTGCCGGGTTTTCTTGCATCGCCAGTATAATTTCCTTATTAGAGGGAGTATGGGTTAACTCCACCGGGATCCCCTCTTTAGGCCAGCTGCCCTGATTTTTTACTATGTTCGCTGTGAGACCATGTCGTTGAGTTTGAAGCTCAATGTCGAGTGCTAAAGGTAAAGGCTGGCGGGTCACCGCATCCGATTCGAAATAGATACATAAAGTATTATGTTGCGCGGCAGCAAGCTGAAGACGGCGGGCGGCCTTATTTCCCATCCTGCTTTGCCAAATCAATACGATATAGCAAGCTTCACTTTTCAGACTCTGTTCACAGGCCCATAGCGCATCAATGTCATTATCAGGCTGTACAACATATACCTGCTGAGCAGCAATGTTCTGCTGTTGGAGCCAGGACGCATGAAGATTGCCGGGCGGGTTTATCCACATCAGCAACTTATGTGGTGCTATGCCCTTGATTACAGAAGTTAATACCGACACTTCGCCGATACCGAGCTGACTTCTTATACGTATTAATCCTTTAACGGGAAGGCCGCCCATCAGTGCCTGATCCAGCTGGCTATGACCAGTGGGTAAACGGTGCGCGCCTTGTTGAGGCTGACTGGCGCGCCAGATAAGAGGATGTTTTTCGATGTTGGTTAAAGGCGTAGACATAATTAATTTACCTGTATACATATACAGTATTATAGGTAACTAATTTGTCGAATCAAGAAAAAAGGCCTTCCAGGAAGAAGGCCTTTGAGCAGCTATTTGAATTTGCTCGAATAATATTTTATCGCGCCTGTTATTAACCTTCTGAAACTTTGGGCTCGACCTTAACGGAGTTCAAAGCATGCAAAGTCAGCTGATTACAGGCTGCCATAAATCCTTCTGTGGTATTTTTTACCCAAGCTACTCTCACATCGCTGGGCTGTTCTTTTATCAGCAGAGTTATTTTCCTGCTAACTGCTCATCAATAAAGTTATTAATATTTTGCTCAAGAATAAATAGAGGAATAGAACCGTGGGCCAACACAGCGCGGTGGAATTTTCTTACGTCAAAATCACTGCCCAGGGCTTCTTCAGCTTTTTTTCGCAGGGCCTTAATCTTAATTTCGCCAATTTTGTAAGACAAAGCCTGTGCTGGCCAGGAAATATAACGATCAATTTCCGTCGTTACGTTATGCTCTGAAAGCGCCGTATTGGTCATCATATAATTGAGCGCTTTTTCTCTGGACCATCCAAACATATGCATTCCTGTATCCACTACCAGCCTACAGGCGCGCCACATTTCATAACTTAAGCGGCCAAACTCATCGTAAGGATCTTCATACATACCCACCTCTTTCCCCAGATACTCTGAGTACAACCCCCAGCCCTCGCCAAAAGCCGAAATATAAGTGTTTTGTCTCACTTTCGGCAGGTCAGTCATTTCCGCGGCTAGAGAAATTTGGATATGGTGCCCTGGCACCGCTTCATGGAGCGTCAGCGCAGTTAATGCGTATAGAGGGCGTTTATCCAGCGCATAGGTATTCACCCAATAGTAGCCTGGCTGATCATCACGAGAAGGCGAAACGTATCGGCCGGTAGTATATTTAGGCGCAATGCTTTCTGGCACTGGCGCTACACCATAAGGTATGCGAGGCAGCAGCTCGAAAAGCTGAGGGAGCTTACCGTCTATTTTCTTAGCAATAAATGACGCTTCTTTTAGTAAGTCTTCAGCGCTGGTGGCATAAAATTGCGGATCGGTGCGCAGGAAATGAATAAACTCATCAATGGTGCCGTCAAAACCCAGTTCGTCCACCACCGACTGCATTTCGCTGCGGATGCGTTTTACTTCCGATAATCCTAGCTCGTGTATCTCTTTGGCCGTCATGTCTGTGGTGGTGTAATGCTTGATACGATTCTGATAGTAAGCTTCGCCACTGGGCCAGTTTTTGGCCGCAATGTCATCCCGTGCATTAGGAATATAATCATCAACCAGAAAATCATAGAACTGCTGATAAGCCGGCACAACCTGGTTCTGAATGATGTCACTCGCTTGTTGTGTTAAAGCGCGGCGAGTTGGCTTATCTATTTGTTCAGGAAAGCTGGTAAAAGGGGTATAAAAGGTACTTTCCTTGGCATCTTTCACCAAATAGGGTTTAACAGAGTCTTCAAATCCTTTCAGCACAGCTTTAGGTTGCGTGTAATTCTCTGCCAATCCTTTTTTCATGTATTCGATATTCTGCGCAATGATTTCATCTACGCCAGCCAAGCGCGCAAGATAATGCTGATAGTCCTCTTTGGTGCGGAATCGAATGGTTCGGGGAAGATTGCCAAGGCTGCTGTGAAAACCATATTCTGACGTTATCGGCAAATAATGGGCGTTAAACTTATATTCGTCGATAATGTTATTGAGTCGGTACTGCTGCATGAACAGTGAAATCCGCTCTTCCTCTGACAGCGCATCAACCGGTATAGCGCTGAGCTTAGCGGCGTATTCCTGCCAAACATTATGCTGCTCGGCGAGTGCTTGCGGCGAAATATCTGCCAGCTTATCATCATAGCCCGCTACACCTTCACGACTGGCCATCAGGGGAGAAATACTGAGTTCATACTGCCAGATATCATCTAACAACTGGTTAAATTGCTGGCTGGCAGAAGGCTGGGCCAGGGTCAGGCCGCTTAAGCCGAACCATAACCAAAGCGTAATAATAGAACGGGAAAATACTGTGTTAAACATGGGCTCTCCGGTAACCTCTTCCGGTAAGCCGGAGCAGCTACTCTTTCTTGGGTGTATAAATTGGGCTAGGGAATGCAGTTACTTTATCAGATAACTGACTGATTTTGGCAGTACCTTGTTTTTTCACTTCATCTATACGTAACACATTATGCATGGGGACATAAGTGCGGGTAACATTGGCAAATTCAGTTTTCAGCTTTTCATGAGTAGGATCTAGCACAAGACTGGTGTGGGTATCCCAGACAAAATCTCCAATCTCTACAAATCCAAACAACCCACCCTGGCTGACTTCTCTCACATAAAGATCATAGCGTTCGCCATTACTGACAAATTGAATGCGATATAACGGTTCTTTACTGCTCATGGAATTTGATTGCCTGTTACTGATGTTGGCTGAAATATGGGGGTAATAGTGTAAAAATCACGGCTTAAATTATCATATCTGAGATTAATTTTGCAGTGGGGCCATTGTCAGTAATGAATATAAAGCGTATTAGAATTTTTTGAAACGCCGGTAGAAGTAACCCAGGGCAACCGCATAAGTGAGCGAAAAACCATCAGCTGTGAAAATATGTAAAAGTTTCTTATCTGAAACGCGGTAAAATCATCCCTGATGACTCTGCTGGAGCATCCATGCTCCATAAGTTCGGCTAAGAAACTTTCACTTATTGTTTAAAAAATATTCACGATCTAGTTCTGGAAGTAACTCCACACTACAAAAATAAGTAACGTAAGTTACCCAACTTTTAAGGTATTGCGCCAAACAGTACAAACTGGCGTTTGCGAAATATATCAGCTGGTATAACATGCTCGTTTGAAGTTAAACACAGTATCGAAGATTATGATAAAAAAACTCGTTATAGGCGGCTTCTTTGCTGCACTCAGCGCTGTGGCGCACAGTCAGAACAGCTCGGCAGACCAAGCTAATTTCAATCCTGACACCAACCGCATTAAGTCTCATCTCTATTTTTTAGCTGATGATTTACTCGAAGGCAGAGACACCGGCTCCAGAGGGCACAACATCGCGGCACTTTATATCGCTACCGAATTTGCTAAATACGGTCTTAAACCTGCTGGAACCGAGGGTTTCATGCAGCCTATCGATTTTCGTAAAGCCGACCTGGTGCAAAAATCTCCCACTTTTACGTTTACCGGAGAAGACGGTGAGCAGTCGTTGTCTTATCCAAAGGAGTATCTGACAGGGCCGAGTCTGTTAGAAACAGAAGCTGCAGTCAGCGGAAAAATGGTGTTTGCGGGGTACGGGATCATCGCCGAAGAACTCCAGCATAACGATTACGAAGGGTTGGACGTTGAAGGCAAAATAGTGGTGGTGCTTTCCGGCAAGCCTAAATCGTTTCCTAGTGAAGAAGGCGCCCATTTTGCGTCAGGTCATCAGAAAGCCCAATATGCAGTAGACAACGGGGCGATAGGAATGATTTCTATCACCACGCCCACCACTGAAGAAGTCCGGCCGTATCAGACTCGCCTTAACTATATACATACGCCTGGCATGGCATGGCTTCATGAGGATGGTACGCCAGCGAACACTTTCCCTCAACTGAAAGGTTCAGCGTTTCTTAGCAAACCAGCCGCAGAAAAGCTTTTTGCTAATGCACCGGTTACTCTCGATGAAATATATGCACAGTTGGAAGAAGATAAGTCGCCTAAAGGATTTGATTTGCCAGGCGAAGTATCGATGGGGAAAAAGAGCGAGCATTCGCAAATTTCCAGCCCCAATGTAGTCGGTGTAATTGAGGGTTCAGATCCTGAACTTAAAAATGAATACGTGGTGTTTTCCGCTCACTCTGATCACATTGGTTTTGCCAAAACAGTAAAGAAAGACAACATTAACAATGGTGCCATGGATAATGCATCGGGCACCTCCGTCATGTTAGAAACCGCGCGGCTGTTCAGCGAAATGAAGCAGAAGCCTAAACGCTCAATTCTGTTTGTTTCTGTTACCGGTGAGGAAAAAGGGCTGCTGGGCGCTGATTATTTTGCCAATAACCCTACGGTTCCAGTAACGTCGATGGTGGCAGATGTTAACCTGGATATGCCCATTCTTACTTACCAGTTTGCTGATGTTATTGCTTTTGGGGCGAATCACAGTGATATGAAAGCCTCGGTAGAAGAGGCGGCGGGGAATGCTGGCATCAGTTTGAGCCCTGATCCTTGGCCAGAGCAGGCGTTATTCACTCGCTCTGATCACTACGCCTTTGTAAAACAGGGAATTCCGTCTGTATTTATGGTTCCTGGCCTTACATCCAAAGATCCTGATGTGGATGGGAGCAAAATGTTTGGTCAGTTTTTGGCAACCAATTATCACAAACCAAGTGATAACACGAACCAGCCTTTCGACTGGGATGCAGCAAAAACCTTTACCGCTGTAAACGCTGAAATCGGACTAACGCTTGCGAATCAGGAAGAAAAACCCAAATGGAATAAGGGCGACTTCTTCGGCAATACTTTCGCAAAATAATTGCTACTCAAAATAGAAGAAATATAACAAAGGCGCTTGAATGCGCCTTTGTTGCTCATAAATAGGAGGATTTAAAGAAAAGTTTGCTTATAGCACTGCCAATGCTCGTTAAAATGTTCCGTAGGTTTGCGGGTGAAGCCACTACGAATAAACATATTAATTCGACCATCAATATAGCAGATAAGCATGTTGGCAATAACGCCTTCGTCTGCTGCTAAAGACTTGCCTTCTCGAAGCTTACGTTCTCGTAGCACTTGTTTTAACTGCGTTTCTAACCGCTCAAACAGTTTCGCAATACGTGCACGTAGCCTCTCCTGTTCGCCCAGCAATGCGTCGCCATTGAGAATTCTGGTGATCCCCGGGTTTTTTTCGGCAAATCCCAAAAGTAAGTGAATAATCAGTTGGCAACGAGCGGCTGAATCCTTTTCTTCATTTACAATTTTATTAATGCGCGAAAACAATGTGTCTTCAATAAATTCTATCAGGCCTTCAAACATTCTGGCCTTACTAGGAAAGTGACGATACAAAGCCGCTTCAGATACCCCAACTTTCTCTGCCAACTTGGCTGTGGTTATCCGTTGGCCCGGATTGGTTTCCAACATTCCTGCAAGGGCTTGCAGAATTTGCGCTCGGCGATTGGGTTTTTTTACAGCTGGCATAACGCAAGTGTTCCTAAGCTATCGGACAATTAAGCCCGCGTTCCGTGTCAAGTTGGCCTTTGGCCGCTAATTATTTTTAACTGCCAAGGCTCCGACTATAAAAGTGTCAGCTTGGCGTCTTATTTTTACAATGTTGTGCCACAAGAGCTAACAGCGCTTTGGCTAAATGAAACTTACTATCTGGCGCTAATTTAATGTCGCCATTTTTCCAGAACACATGTAAGGCATTGCGATCACTATTGAAACCGAGACCGGCCGCGGTAATATCGTTCGCAGCGATCATATCCAGTTTTTTACTTATCAGTTTTCCTTGCGCGTATTCGGCTATATTCTGACTTTCTGCGGCAAACCCTACAGAGAAGGGCGCTGGAGTCATTGCTGCGACATCTTTAAGGATATCAGGGTTCTTAACAAAAGTAAGTGTTAACTCATCATCGCTCTTTTTGAGCTTATTGTCAGCAATGTGTTTCGCACGATAGTCGGCTACAGCAGCCGTAGCAATGAAAATATCACAGTCTGAGACGGCTTTCATGACCGCTTTATGCATATCTGCGGCGCTTTCAACATCAATTCGTTGCACGCCAGAGGGGCAAGATAAGGCCGTTGGGCCACTGATTAAAATTACCTTCGCGCCCATGGAAGCCGCGGCCTGAGCGATAGCGTAACCCATCTTACCGGAGCTGTGATTGGAGAGGTAGCGTACGGGATCCAATGCCTCTCTGGTGGGGCCGGCGGTGATCAGTATGCTTTTCTGTTGAAAGGTATCATCCTGAATAACTGAAAGGGCAGCGACAATCGCTTCCGGCTCAAGCATCCGTCCCGGGCCAATATCTCCACAAGCCTGCTCTCCACTGGCAGGCCCAAGCAGTGTAATATCCATTTCATGTAAACGTTGCAGATTGCGTTGAGTGGCAGGTGCTTTCCACATCTGCTGGTTCATGGCGGGCGCGATATACAATTTTGCAGTAGTGGCAAGAAACAGTGTCGATAAAAGATCGTCGGCCAACCCGTTAGCCAGTTTAGCTATACAATTGGCAGTAGCTGGAGCAATTAACAGAATGTCTGCCCACTTGGCTAATTCAATATGACCCATAGCCGCTTCTGCGTCAGCATCCAGTAAAGAATGATGAACGGGATTACCTGATACCGCCTGTAACGATAAAGGACTGACAAACTCTTTGGCGGAATCTGTTAGCACTACTCGCACAATAGCGCCGGCAGCTGTTAATTTACGAACTAAATCTGGCGTTTTGTAAGCAGCAATGCCGCCAGTCACGCCTAAAAGTACATGTTGGTTAGCAAGATGCATAATAGATAAAAAAGGACGGGTTAGATAAATCCAAGCCTACCATGGCTACTACTATATAGGTAGCGTATTACCCCTGACGAAAACTCATCTCAAGGTCAGTTGTGAGTCTTGCAGCAGTAGGCAAAATAAGGGAACAAATTTTTTGATAAAATGCTGATGGAAAATGTAAAATCCTGGCCCTTGCTGGAACGGCCGCGTGAGAAACTGCTTCACTTTGGGCCTGCCGGGCTTTCTGATGCTGAGCTACTGGCGGTATTATTGGGGAGCGGCATGGTGGGCCGGTGCGTAATGACTGTGGCTCGAGAACTATTACAACGGTTTGGATCTCTGGGCGGTATCGCTAAGGCCAGTAAACAGGAATTTTGTGCCGTCCACGGCATAGGGGAAGTGAAATATGCACAGTTGCAATCGGCGTTAGAAGTCACCCGCAGAGTGTTAGAAGAACCTCTGCGACGACAGTCCGCATTTCACCATGTCAATGATGTTACCCGGTATATTCAGGCGCATCTGAAAAACCAGGAGAAGGAGCATTTTGGAATGCTGCTGTTAGACAGCCAGCACCAGTTGATTGTCTTTCGCATTATGTTTACCGGCACAATTAACAGCGCTGCTGTTTATCCAAGAGAATTGGTCAAACAGGTGTTGGCAGACAACGCCGCAGCAATAATTCTGGTCCATAATCATCCTTCAGGCGTACCAGAACCCAGTCAGGCAGATATTTCTCTTACCCGTGATGTCGTATCGGCGATGGCCTTGATAGATGTTTCGGTACTGGATCACTTTATCGTTGGTGACACAAAAACGGTATCCATGGCACAAAGAGGATTGCTGTAGGAAAAATGTGCGGCTATACTGTCGACGAGAAAACAAACATCGGTTTATAATTTTTCACTGGTGTTATATCGTTAATTTGCGACCAAACGATGCCTAAACTATAGTCAGAGAAACAAAAATACTTTAGGATAGCAGGTCGGTGGAAATATTAAGGACCAACATGAAAAAGTCATTAGTTTCATTATTTATTGGTGCAACGTTAGCGTTTAGCGCGACTGCACAGGATCAAGCTGGAGGAGAAGACGCCACCTCATCAACAGTTGGCGGTGTTGCCACTAGTACTATCGCAGCTGGTGTTGTAGCTGTAGGAATTGCTGCAGCAATCGTGAGTAATAACCGTGGTTCTGCAGATATCGACGCCGAGGGTCCTAACCCTGGCTGTGAAGGCACTGATCCACTGGTAAATGGCGTGTGTGTAGGAACTACTGTTACTGATACCGTAACTGTTTCTGGCACAGGTACTGCTACTATTACCGTTCCAGTTACTGTTACTTACGCACCTTCTGTGTAAGAATCGTTTTCTGAGAAAAAGCCGCCCCCGGTAAACGGAGCGGCTTTTTTGTTTCTGCAAGAAAAATTAGTGTCGCGACACACTAACTGAGCCAGTTTCTCACCCTATGATTTTATCTACTTACAGCCGTAATATAGCCGGCGTTGTTATCATATTTTGCTTTATGGCTGGATGTTCCAGCACTAACAGGGCGTACTATGACACGCTTAAAGCAGCATTCTCTTCTTCTGAATCATCATTAACAGTAGAACAAATAAGAGCCAGCCGCGCAGACTTGATGGCGGTAAAAAGTGGCGATCGAGATTCTGCCATTATGGCACTCGCTTATATTGAGAATGGTCACCACAAATGGGTTTCTGCCGATAATATTTTATTTATTGCCGATCATGGAGTGCTAATCAGAACCGAAGGATTAGCCGAAAATCTTATCTTTACTGGCAATTTAGAGCAGAACCCTTTACTACAACCGTTCCCTTTAAAGTTTAATTGGTCGCGCGCGATTGACATTGAAGGTCTGGGTTATGGCTTACCTATTTCCTCCGCTTGGCGCCTGAAGGGGTCTGAAACTCTTTCAATTTTAAGCCAAACATTCGACACGTTAGTGATTGAAGAAACCGTGTCATTCCCATCCCAGCCACCGTTTATTCAGACGGGGTTGTCCTGGCAAAACCGTTACTGGTTCGATAAAGAGTCTCAGGAGTTACTGCGGTCAGAGCAGAAGTTCTCGCCTGATGGCGACACATACAATATGACCTATTTGAGCCGCGCTACTCGATTAATTGACGCCAGAGAAGGAATACCACAATGAAACGCATTGTTGTGGCTGCTTTGGCAGCTTTGCTTACGACAACATGTGCCTGGGCTGACGTATTACTTACGATCAATAACCAACAATACCGCTATCTTAAACCGGTGCGTTTATCTCAAGCACTCGCTCCCGTAGCGTTGGGAAATAACTGGTATTGGCCAGCAAGTGCCATCTATAAACTGAATGATCCGGCCGTAGAGAAAATGCGGTTTAAAGTCATTGCCGCAATTGACGACTTAGCATTAGATTTGCAACCTCAGGACGAAGACGCTGTTGCTTTGCGAGCTTTGCGTCAGCAAATCGAAAATTGGCAACTTGCAAAACGTATTCTTACTCCCATTCACTATGATGCTGCCCGACTGAATATTGCTCAAAATCCGTTGATTACGGATGGTCAATATATCGTTAAATTAACTACTCGACCTTCAGTCGTTCATGTAAGCGGATTAGTGACTCTGCCTGGCGAATATGAATTTCAGCCAATGAGCTCGCCCTTTCATTATGTTAAGGGAATTTCTTTACGGGATAATGCTGAGCCTGACTATATTTATGCCGTTGATCCTAAAGGAAACGTTGACAAAGTAGGGGTAGCTTATTGGAACAGAAATTATCAGGCGCTTATGCCCGGCAGCCAAATATTTGTGCCTTTATTTACCTACATTCTCAGTCCGGAAGTGGACGAACTCAATCGACAAATCGCCCAGTTAGCCGTTCATAGGGTATTACCATGAAGTTAGTATTCCTCGGGCCATGGCGCCTTGCTGTCACTGTGCTGGCATGCCTGACATCATTATCCAGTTACGCGGATGAAGCTATCAAAGTCTCCGTCGCGCCTTCACAAATGGTTCAGGGCGGTACAGGGCTTATTCAAACTCCAACTTCACGCATGCGCCCAGAAGGCGATTTCGATATTAATTATACCGACAATGAAGAGTATCGGTTTTGGTCGGTAAGTTTACAGTTGTTTCCGTGGATGGAAGCTACTGCACGTTATACCGATGTCAGAAGCAAGTTGTACAGCGATGTCGAAAGTTTTAGTGGCGATCAAACCCTTAAAGATAAAGGGCTGGACGTAAAATTCCGTTTGCTGGAAGAAAGCTTTTATTTACCTGAAGTCTCGTTAGGTTTTCGAGATTTCGGTGGAACTGGCTTTTTTGAAAGCGAACATATCACTGCCAGCAAAGCCTATGGCCCGTTTGATTTCCATTTCGGCTTGGGTTGGGGCTATCTTGGTACTGCTAACGACATTACTAATCCGTTCTGTAAGTTAAAAGACAGTTATTGTTCCCGACCCGCGGGATATTCTGGTCGGGGAGGAAAAGTCGATTACCAACAGTTTTTCAAAGGTACCACGTCAATATTTGGCGGGATTGAATATCAGACGCCTTGGGAGCCATTGCGCCTGAAGCTGGAATTTGAAGGTAATGATTATTCAAGAGATCGCGCCGGTAAATTAGAGCAGGACACCCGCTGGAATGTGGGGGCGGTGTATAAATGGGATAACTTCGATTTCAGCCTGAATTATCAGCGCGGGAATACTTTGGGCTTTGGTGTGACATACAAGTTTAATATGCACACCTTTAGGCAGACTAAAATAGAAGAGCCACCTCGTTCTCTTATTAATGTAGAACGGCCGCAAACTGTCGCTGATATCAACCATCAGCGGCTATATC
Coding sequences:
- a CDS encoding Y-family DNA polymerase, producing MLWLYLHFSQLTLDTQTAFPLPENASPASPLVVYQASDNCIRQRCQLAKSTGIEVGMGMAQAAALSARLTVIDYQADTEAKRLSVIAHRLYQIAADIVIYNPDCLAMRVDTLIRYYGGAENFWLTLRNELTELQVNYHYACGWSIESARVLAFNRCNQFCTDPRILRQLLQACPMHCSELTPKQRHSLNRVGIKTLAHILALPATELGKRFDNQLIRYLCALRGEVTPQVSYFHPSETFSSTIEPAYEINKTQQLLPWVNSLLNELMVFLRLRNKVSLNLELTLRFREHPSLTLSIGSACAIYKAEEWQTLCALHIEQLRLPAPVTGFQLVAENLEAISEQTNDFFSDRNHYFSHKQLIGRLQARLGDAAVWQPFGGNDHRVEFTTCRHPTTTTIPSFSLPTFCLPQPIPLIQASHVIYGPVRLQTGWWDAKPVKRDYFVSQTDSGQYLHIFKNSRGQWFIHGWYS
- the imuA gene encoding translesion DNA synthesis-associated protein ImuA: MSTPLTNIEKHPLIWRASQPQQGAHRLPTGHSQLDQALMGGLPVKGLIRIRSQLGIGEVSVLTSVIKGIAPHKLLMWINPPGNLHASWLQQQNIAAQQVYVVQPDNDIDALWACEQSLKSEACYIVLIWQSRMGNKAARRLQLAAAQHNTLCIYFESDAVTRQPLPLALDIELQTQRHGLTANIVKNQGSWPKEGIPVELTHTPSNKEIILAMQENPAEIVDISSLVKAG
- a CDS encoding DUF885 domain-containing protein → MFNTVFSRSIITLWLWFGLSGLTLAQPSASQQFNQLLDDIWQYELSISPLMASREGVAGYDDKLADISPQALAEQHNVWQEYAAKLSAIPVDALSEEERISLFMQQYRLNNIIDEYKFNAHYLPITSEYGFHSSLGNLPRTIRFRTKEDYQHYLARLAGVDEIIAQNIEYMKKGLAENYTQPKAVLKGFEDSVKPYLVKDAKESTFYTPFTSFPEQIDKPTRRALTQQASDIIQNQVVPAYQQFYDFLVDDYIPNARDDIAAKNWPSGEAYYQNRIKHYTTTDMTAKEIHELGLSEVKRIRSEMQSVVDELGFDGTIDEFIHFLRTDPQFYATSAEDLLKEASFIAKKIDGKLPQLFELLPRIPYGVAPVPESIAPKYTTGRYVSPSRDDQPGYYWVNTYALDKRPLYALTALTLHEAVPGHHIQISLAAEMTDLPKVRQNTYISAFGEGWGLYSEYLGKEVGMYEDPYDEFGRLSYEMWRACRLVVDTGMHMFGWSREKALNYMMTNTALSEHNVTTEIDRYISWPAQALSYKIGEIKIKALRKKAEEALGSDFDVRKFHRAVLAHGSIPLFILEQNINNFIDEQLAGK
- a CDS encoding DUF1820 family protein, which produces MSSKEPLYRIQFVSNGERYDLYVREVSQGGLFGFVEIGDFVWDTHTSLVLDPTHEKLKTEFANVTRTYVPMHNVLRIDEVKKQGTAKISQLSDKVTAFPSPIYTPKKE
- a CDS encoding M28 family metallopeptidase; amino-acid sequence: MIKKLVIGGFFAALSAVAHSQNSSADQANFNPDTNRIKSHLYFLADDLLEGRDTGSRGHNIAALYIATEFAKYGLKPAGTEGFMQPIDFRKADLVQKSPTFTFTGEDGEQSLSYPKEYLTGPSLLETEAAVSGKMVFAGYGIIAEELQHNDYEGLDVEGKIVVVLSGKPKSFPSEEGAHFASGHQKAQYAVDNGAIGMISITTPTTEEVRPYQTRLNYIHTPGMAWLHEDGTPANTFPQLKGSAFLSKPAAEKLFANAPVTLDEIYAQLEEDKSPKGFDLPGEVSMGKKSEHSQISSPNVVGVIEGSDPELKNEYVVFSAHSDHIGFAKTVKKDNINNGAMDNASGTSVMLETARLFSEMKQKPKRSILFVSVTGEEKGLLGADYFANNPTVPVTSMVADVNLDMPILTYQFADVIAFGANHSDMKASVEEAAGNAGISLSPDPWPEQALFTRSDHYAFVKQGIPSVFMVPGLTSKDPDVDGSKMFGQFLATNYHKPSDNTNQPFDWDAAKTFTAVNAEIGLTLANQEEKPKWNKGDFFGNTFAK
- the slmA gene encoding nucleoid occlusion factor SlmA, with product MPAVKKPNRRAQILQALAGMLETNPGQRITTAKLAEKVGVSEAALYRHFPSKARMFEGLIEFIEDTLFSRINKIVNEEKDSAARCQLIIHLLLGFAEKNPGITRILNGDALLGEQERLRARIAKLFERLETQLKQVLRERKLREGKSLAADEGVIANMLICYIDGRINMFIRSGFTRKPTEHFNEHWQCYKQTFL
- the coaBC gene encoding bifunctional phosphopantothenoylcysteine decarboxylase/phosphopantothenate--cysteine ligase CoaBC is translated as MHLANQHVLLGVTGGIAAYKTPDLVRKLTAAGAIVRVVLTDSAKEFVSPLSLQAVSGNPVHHSLLDADAEAAMGHIELAKWADILLIAPATANCIAKLANGLADDLLSTLFLATTAKLYIAPAMNQQMWKAPATQRNLQRLHEMDITLLGPASGEQACGDIGPGRMLEPEAIVAALSVIQDDTFQQKSILITAGPTREALDPVRYLSNHSSGKMGYAIAQAAASMGAKVILISGPTALSCPSGVQRIDVESAADMHKAVMKAVSDCDIFIATAAVADYRAKHIADNKLKKSDDELTLTFVKNPDILKDVAAMTPAPFSVGFAAESQNIAEYAQGKLISKKLDMIAANDITAAGLGFNSDRNALHVFWKNGDIKLAPDSKFHLAKALLALVAQHCKNKTPS
- the radC gene encoding RadC family protein is translated as MENVKSWPLLERPREKLLHFGPAGLSDAELLAVLLGSGMVGRCVMTVARELLQRFGSLGGIAKASKQEFCAVHGIGEVKYAQLQSALEVTRRVLEEPLRRQSAFHHVNDVTRYIQAHLKNQEKEHFGMLLLDSQHQLIVFRIMFTGTINSAAVYPRELVKQVLADNAAAIILVHNHPSGVPEPSQADISLTRDVVSAMALIDVSVLDHFIVGDTKTVSMAQRGLL